In a single window of the Nitrospinota bacterium genome:
- a CDS encoding sulfite exporter TauE/SafE family protein gives MTLAIFAGAALAADGALPVEAAQAVAPSTTPWWVWPLALFVVTFFIGIVAVLGGVGGGVLFVPIVSGFFPFHLDFVRGAGLLVALSAALAAGPGLLRKGLADLRLALPMGLIASTSAIGGALIGLALPTNVVQIALGVTILGIVAVMFKAKKSDYPNVPQSCALSRALRIHGIYFEETLEKNVDWKIHRGPAGMALFVLIGVMAGMFGLGAGWANVPVLNLLLGAPLKLSVATSMFLLSITDTSAAWVYVNKGAVLPMLVTPSLLGIMLGSMTGVRILSKTRPASVRYIVIVMLFLAGARSVLKGFGI, from the coding sequence ATAACCCTGGCGATTTTCGCCGGGGCCGCGCTGGCGGCGGACGGCGCTTTGCCAGTGGAAGCCGCCCAGGCGGTAGCTCCATCCACAACCCCATGGTGGGTGTGGCCTCTGGCGCTTTTCGTGGTCACCTTTTTCATAGGCATCGTGGCGGTGCTGGGGGGCGTGGGGGGCGGCGTGCTGTTCGTTCCCATCGTCAGCGGGTTTTTCCCGTTCCATCTGGACTTTGTGCGGGGCGCCGGGTTGCTGGTAGCCCTTTCGGCGGCGCTGGCGGCCGGCCCGGGCCTTTTAAGAAAGGGCCTGGCGGATCTGCGGCTGGCCCTGCCCATGGGGCTTATCGCCTCCACCTCCGCCATCGGCGGAGCCCTGATCGGCCTGGCCCTCCCCACCAACGTGGTGCAGATAGCCTTGGGTGTCACCATCCTTGGCATAGTGGCGGTCATGTTCAAGGCCAAAAAGTCGGATTATCCCAATGTGCCCCAGTCGTGCGCCCTGTCCAGGGCCCTGCGGATCCACGGCATCTATTTCGAGGAGACGCTGGAAAAGAACGTGGACTGGAAAATCCACCGTGGCCCGGCGGGCATGGCCCTGTTCGTGTTAATAGGCGTCATGGCTGGCATGTTCGGGCTGGGCGCCGGATGGGCCAACGTGCCGGTGTTGAACCTTTTGCTGGGCGCGCCGTTAAAACTTTCGGTGGCCACCAGCATGTTCCTCCTTTCCATCACGGACACCTCGGCGGCCTGGGTGTATGTGAACAAGGGCGCGGTCCTACCCATGCTGGTCACCCCTTCGCTATTGGGCATCATGCTAGGCTCCATGACCGGGGTTAGAATATTGTCCAAGACCCGGCCCGCCTCGGTGCGATATATTGTTATCGTGATGCTGTTCCTGGCTGGCGCGCGCTCTGTGCTTAAAGGGTTTGGAATTTAA